The stretch of DNA TAATGCATGATGAGGAAGCATTTATTAAGTTCTTAGACGAGCTAGTTACTGAATTAGTCAAGATAGTTAAAGGAAAGTAAACAACAATGAAACTCTCAACACAGGTTACGAACCTCAACAACCACACTTCCAATTTCTTGGAAGCTTCTCTGTAGATAAACATAACTCTTTATTACGCTCAAGCCTCCCACAAAACCTCCAGACAATGCATGTTTCGTATAGTGCATCATCACCACCCTAAAGAGGCGTCTTTTCAGTCGTAAGCTACACTATTAAGGTTCTAGCAAGTTTAACCTCCCCATCTCAAGTAGTACCCTTTTCCCTAATTTCGCGTTTCTCGTCGGGAGTCCCGACTTCCTCGTAGATATAGTACTCGTTGCTGTCTTTTTGAATTATCCTCATGAGCTGTAACTTATTACTCCCTAACGGGTGTCTGTATGCCCTGACTTCTTCTTTACTCACGTCTACTACGTATAGCCAGTATTCTTGGTTATCGCGTTCTAGCTTCTCGCCGAAGTCTTTCTCGCCTTTCGTAATCACGATCAAGTTTAGGTCTTTCAACGTCTTTAGTTCGACGAACCTGGTAAGCCCGGTTTTGCAGTCTTTTATGAGTAAGTCAAACTTATGTAGCTCCCTAACATCAGTAACTACGTGAGACTCACCTAAAGCTTTCTTCAGTAATTCGATACCTAGGTTTTCGAGTTCTAGCTTGCTCTCCTCATATTCACCCACAACGTTCTCTAGAAAGTCTAGTGAGTACTTCTCGCCTTCTTTCTTTATGAGTAAGAAAGGCTTAACTTCTATGAATGAGTCTGTAAGAGGTTTCCCGACCTCAAAGCTACTTAATCTTAGTGAGTCGTCATTCCTGAATTTCTTCTCTGCAGTGTATCTCAGATAGTGGTCGTATTTATTAATGAGTTTTTGAATTATCTCCGAGCTCACGTAATGTTTAATCTTTTGCAGTTCAGGACCTCCTACTGCTTTGTTGATGTCTAAGCTGACCACACTACAAGGTAGGCTGGAAAGAGTTTTTAATTCCCTAACTAATTCACTTAAGCTAAGCACGCGCCCCCCGCTATAGCCAATTAACCAGCACACTCTCTCAGAATTTCTCAGCTTAGCACAAGCTCTGTAGATTGTGAGCTCCCCATCATAAGACTTACACCCAACAACGAGTCCTGGCTTTAAATTAGTCCTAGATGCCTCGTTATAGAGACTGGAAATCAACGCTTCCTCAGAAGTAGTTGGGAAGACCTTACCGCGCAGATTTAGAACCTCGAAGATTTCATTAAGGAACGACTTAACTTCCTCTCTGCTAGTAAAGCCTATGACGTTACGCAGAATCTCCTCTACCTGAATTCTCCGAGACTGACGATCAACGTGGAAAGTCTTCCTAATCTCGTTCTTTAAGTTCTCAAGAGCACTAATATAACTCCCAACTAACTCGCTAAGACCTGTCCGGCCCTTAGTCTTGTAAGTTCTCCAAATCTCAAGAGATGTTAACTTCTCTGAAGTGCTACCCAACAATGACATTAATTCTCCTTCAGCACTAGGCTCCAACTTCCAAGAAACCTCACTACCACCACAACTCAGGATAGCTTCCCCTGGTGTCAGGCTAGGTGACAGACGTGCTTTAACGAGATTCAAGAGCTTAGTGTAGACAATGTTGAAGACCGCCTGCTCAAAGCCTACAGCCGTGATCAAGGAATATACGTGAACGTCCCTGCTCTGACCAAGTCTCCACACCCTCCCGGCTCTCTGCTCAAGTCTAAC from Zestosphaera sp. encodes:
- a CDS encoding helicase-related protein, with protein sequence MSELFQEHPLFRPYLMGRREFRGYLHQAELLYRLVLREPIRALIADEIGLGKTVEAILLIDWGFRKKLFRKVLVLTPRSLRTQWEAELVRAGLNPLSSDYLDSEEGGVFLIKIDTAKKEPLKTKILRSSWDLIIIDEAHKIGLGTERYNFVKELVNKNSRASLLLLTATPHKGDPEDYLKRIALVDPGLDASAWKDLDHSKFYMEVRDAIVFRRSKSEVNNLYEKEKVFVDAAYKACIIEPTEMEKKYIEKLDELTKELLLKYGKVKGLELVAAIIDKRGLSSPEAGLKTFERVLESVSRPLQTLRDFEEDLEAYLTEDDVDADPDKLVDASLKFVDIFKSYKDEIDELRNLAREIIKRGDSKLNALISLINRHLRVGDKVVVFSEYADTARYVYERVREVFKNSRVGCSVELITGDMLTRNQGLLEEIKAWLSEPGPRVLVSTDVASEGLNLQQANVVIHYELPWSLVRLEQRAGRVWRLGQSRDVHVYSLITAVGFEQAVFNIVYTKLLNLVKARLSPSLTPGEAILSCGGSEVSWKLEPSAEGELMSLLGSTSEKLTSLEIWRTYKTKGRTGLSELVGSYISALENLKNEIRKTFHVDRQSRRIQVEEILRNVIGFTSREEVKSFLNEIFEVLNLRGKVFPTTSEEALISSLYNEASRTNLKPGLVVGCKSYDGELTIYRACAKLRNSERVCWLIGYSGGRVLSLSELVRELKTLSSLPCSVVSLDINKAVGGPELQKIKHYVSSEIIQKLINKYDHYLRYTAEKKFRNDDSLRLSSFEVGKPLTDSFIEVKPFLLIKKEGEKYSLDFLENVVGEYEESKLELENLGIELLKKALGESHVVTDVRELHKFDLLIKDCKTGLTRFVELKTLKDLNLIVITKGEKDFGEKLERDNQEYWLYVVDVSKEEVRAYRHPLGSNKLQLMRIIQKDSNEYYIYEEVGTPDEKREIREKGTT